The DNA region ACCAGTTTAATTGTTCAGCTTGTTAAAccattcatttaaaataaatataatcattaataattctataaaaacacttaaaatatcaattaattttactttaaaaacaaatattttactttaaaactAGGTACGTTACCACAATCCTGTAATGCTTTCTGTTTCCTCTTGTAAGTGTACAGTGCTTTTAAGCTATAAGatgaaataacaatttaattaatttaattttagctgtatcaaaataaaatatttttgatgCTTGAAACATTGTAGTTGTTATTTTTTCTGGTTGTGTAAGGCATCGTTTTTCTACAAgctattatatattaattagcCTGGACAAAAGCTGATAATCAAGAATTGGGCATAGACTATGTATAAGCTATCAAGCAGAAGCTTAGTTTCAAGTTTGAATCTCTGTTGGGAGGGCTTTTtctcattattttttttcaaaatgaattatttaatattcagTATTCAGTTCAACTGATAATTTACAtgtcaaattcttttttaaaattcaaatttactCTTAAATAATTTGCCTATATCACTACACAACTTTACAATGTGGTACTATTAAAGGTCAGTAAAACATGTAGTAATCTTACACAGTTACaaaagtacaatttaaataattgggtttgttatttattaactAAATTATTTCTGTATATTATCTGTAGAGAGacataatgaaaataataaagtggATGATAAGAAAAACAGCAAAAACTAAAGTATGATAGGTAAAGTAAAAAGCAAAAACTTGATTCATAGTATGATAAGCAGAGTAAATAAAACATGCAATTTATAAAAGTTTAGCTATTTGCCATACAAACAATCTGACAAGCAGTGTTGTATCTGTGTATTATGAAATCAATATAAAGTATTACCGGTTTGTTTAACGCCACCTATTTTATTTGGTGACGTCAACAAATTTAGTTACCCGGATGAGCAACGTGTCGTGTCCGCCATGATGATTGTGAAAATGACGATGAAAAGGGTAAGTTAAATTCTATTATTAATCCAGCTCAATTGAACattttatgtacatttattgtagtgtaaacataaatatacaaaaatagtaCCTTTGAAAACTGAATTACTCATTGATAATCAGTCAATCATTGGAATATGATCGTTGATCCTAGGATCGAGCATTGTTCAGATGAAACGTGGCTAGATATGCTGTTATACAATGACACTGAAATTGTTCACACGCTATCTTTTGTACTAGTTTGACAGGTACCTAAATCATGACAGAAAAACATGCTAGGAACAATCAATGCATACTGTAATTCTCTATTGccattaatgaatgaatgaaattggactattccattattatCTTTTTTGTTGATAGTCTGGGAGCCTGGAAAAATAGAATTGCTAGGTCCCCAGAAATTAGAttatacttcgaaatatgaaacCAAACCAGACCAGCACCACCATGGTTgggactgagctaagaaaattttaaaaaatagaactGCTGGGTCCCCAGAAATTAGAttatacttcgaaatatgaaacCAAACCAGACCCACCACCACCATGGTTgggactgagctaagaaaatttttaaaaatagaacTGCTGGGTCCCCAGAAATTAGAttatacttcgaaatatgaaacCAAACCAGACCAGCACCACCATGGTTgggactgagctaagaaaattttaaaaaatagaactGCTGGGTCCCCAGAAATTAGAttatacttcgaaatatgaaacCAAACCAGACCAGCACCACCATGGTTgggactgagctaagaaaattgtacaaaatagaaCTGCTGGGTCCCTGGAGATTCActtatatatattgatatatgtttgtttgttaggattacaaaaagttattgcaagatctttatcaaaatgaaaatacagatggTCAAGGACCACTACATAACATTTTGGAGGCAATttggaccacggtcccaattctggaccactttttaatattattttcagacctgctagtgtcaaaagataggacagaattatcaaaggCCAGCGAGCAGTCTTACAGTAACAAGTAaacaaaaattgcattttctcgagaactacttgtccaaaaaacttcatttttgtacaagaggcaagagttataatttgtgatttgtaattttaaaacataatttttgatacgagtagttttaaaaaacctatttcttttataattcaactgttatgtttgtttttggcgttcctgttctattgttagtcaacagaatctattgttagttgaaaggctggttacataatcATTACAAAAATTTCCatacacagtattttatttcaacaacaaaaaaataaaaataaatctccAGGACCAGCCCAATATAGTTGGGGTGGAGCTAagagcatttaaaaaaaatagagttgctaggtcccggaaaatggaCGAAATATAAAATGAAGTACTGTATCTAAGCAAAAATCAAGCATAGACCATTTTCCTTTGGGAAAATCACTTTAGATGTTGGCTaaaatttcatgttttttgtttagtaatgtaggcctacaaaaatcCTACAAAGAAACGTCTACTTTAGGTACCTCACGATAAAGAGGGTTAATTGTAATTTCAAAAATTGGTGAAAATTTAGATCGGGAACATAATTCGTACCCTTTTGCTATATAGTCGAAACACAGTTACTCGACGTACGCGTTGTTAAACTTCGTCTGGAAACTAACTACACATTTTGGTCCTGGATGGAACAGGATATATCATGCATAAACCACAATTAGCTGGGCCCAATGTTGAATGATTCGTACAAAGAGACACTGCCCGGCAAGTGGgtacctattgtttagatcgctggcaataatgcatGCATTTCAAATGTAATAGTCCGACGTACTCCCAGTCAGGTCTCTGGCcctgaagctacgaagtgaacacgaatgatttttactgtatataatattccCAGACAAAAATTATTGCAGCAAATGTGAAAATCTCAGGATCTTTAAATTTACAAAGCTAATACTTTTAAAATCCTTCACTATACTAAAATGAGTCTTGATATTCATGTCTGTCACATGCCTGCACAAAAATGAAAGgatgtttattttgtgtaaacaaatgttattttgtttggttTTCAATTTTCTATACTCAATCATAATTTACGTGTTCCAATATACATATCAAATTGTTgttattgataaaataaaaaaaattgataaaagcCATTATGATTCTATATTACGTACTTTATTTGTCTTCAGGaactgttgtatttttttttaaatatttaaaaattcaatcaTTCACCAATAGACAGTTGAAAACAAAAGAAACTGTGcttcaataaaatataatgtaatactACAAGGGTGTTAAGATTCGACATAAAAACATATTTGAACAATACTATTATCTTAAATGGTTCAGACATCTGCATATCCAGCAGAAGGTTCCGTCAATTTCAATCAATGTTTATACATATTGAGCATTATCATAGTTTGATTGGTTTTTAGTTATAGTTATATTCTATATATTCTTCTTTTTATTAACCTTATTGATTTATGTTCTTTCAGCAAATACCTATTCCTAGCGGAATTACCAAGTCTAAGTTGATACCTTTCTGGCTTTGGTGTCTTTCTATTCTGGTCATAAGCATTTCAACTTCAGTTTCTcatgaaatttcatttcatgaGGATTATCCCAGAAATGTTACCATTGCTGAAACAAATAAAGCAAGATTTGTATGTTGGTTGTACAAAGAGCATGAATCAACAGATCAAGTATCTTGGATGAAACATGACAAGAAGTTGGACAAGGAAAATCGAAAATATTTGtttgaacaaaaacaaataaataaaagaatttacgAGTTTAGTTTAGTCATTTTCTCAGTTGATAAATCAGATGCAAGCGATTATAGGTGTATTTTTGATACTTCAACACATAAAATAGCTTCAAGAAAAGCTTACCTAAAAGTACCATCAAAGGAATGTCCAAAGTGCTATTTCACTGAGCCGTTATATTACATTGGTgataacgctgaaattacttgCACAATGAAGAAAACATCTACAACATTCTCTATGGAATTCACCAGATTGGCTGAGCTAGCTACATCACATGAAAATGTCACTCATATGTGGATAACCTTATTATTCCCTGCAAAGCCAAGTATGAACAATACCAGATTTGGTTATAAATTGTACATTAACATCATAAAGGAATGGCACTTTTGTTATACAGATCCACTAATTATTGTGAACAAATTAAATGTTACCATCCACGGAGACATAATCTACATGCCCAATGTCGGAGCAGAGTTTACCTGTGTGGGTAACTTTACTGATGCCGCTAAGTTTACATGGACTTTTGAATATCATTACATCGAATTTAAAGTCGAAGAAATCAACAATAACAATTCTAACAAGCTAACCATTCCATACGTACAAGAAAAGATGCATGGTGCAACACTTAAGTGTACTGTTGAGGATGACAGTTTTACTGGCTCAGGTTCCGTTGTTCTTACAATTGAGAACCCACGTGACTGTAActaatgtttaacatttttcaTACAAATTCACCATTCTAATATAGACTAATGGATAAAGGGAAATAAAAAGGTGCCCCATCTCGACAGCACTAGTATCGGACCTGCGGTTTAGGAGGGGATAGAGGAACTATTCAATGTAATTCAGTTAGATAATTCATTGCATATACGATTTTTACtgcataaaatattattacataattcaAAACGTTCTGCACtcaattattatacatttaatatataaacacTTTATTTTAGGTTAagctttttttatataattgtatgaaatggaaaatataaatttgttgaaaacttttcattcattattaatttaaatttctaattataaatatgaaaatcTTACTAGCCTGGTCCTCCAAATAAAGAAATCCACTGTGGCCAcaaatttaaaatcatttatttaaaatttcaaatcatTTACTAAAGATAACTAATCTTATTCATGCTTGCAAACTATAATCATTTCTGCCTACTAACCATACATagaaaaattgtatattttattaatattaccaactatcTTAAAATTACcggtcgtaagaaagtgaacttttcgtagtcagattgtgatgaaattaaaacagaattgttcagcaatatgttgttgtcaattaatcatcgatgCAGACATGTCAATAAACAATCAGACTGCGTATACAATTTCTacatgtaacagttgattctcagcgttctatagagggccgcggttagagtTTGATTGGTTTTAATCCTTAATCCATGATTtaaacaaatcctttactgtttgtattaatttaatcaattaaattaatcaattactataaaaaagtgataaaaaaaaaagcttggtaaattgtagctTATGTTAGTCATTGAAATGTGTTGTTATTTGTgacaattattgtgtaaatgcatgtggcggggcaTTTAATCGAagggaggcttttattcaaagcaggtgtttatttgaataaatactctaattttaaaaatgactaTATAATTCGTTTCTCACTGatactttacatgattcgttttcctttttatgaattttgttaaatgacacccctagattgCCGGAATGACACTCTATATCGGGCTACACTTACCAAACAGCAATACCATTGTATCCCGACTattttttccgccggtaaaacACACGCGACTAACAataggataacattttttttcgttCAATGTGAACTTCAGAGGAAGTCTCCGACAAGGTACTTTTGATAAGCTAATAAATTCTGgcaattgtaattgtaattaccATGGAAAACAAAATTACGGACataaaatgaagataaatagggtactacgGAAATACTGAAATGATGGGaaaaatgcaataattatgTGTTATGTTATGGACAAATCAACGACGgggttttttttctcatgacgCGAACAAGCAATCCAAACATGTTAAGAAACATatctacaaaaacaaacaaaattacgCTGACTGCCGGTAAATTTTGCGCGGTATTGTGTATTGTTGAATGCTGGTTAATTTTACGCTACAGTCTGTCAATTTAAATAATAGGCTCTCCCAACCCTAGATTTCTATAACGTTAATGGTTATTATTATGATGAAATGGGatcttaattttaatttagtggcagaaaaaaacatttagtataaaattaagggtgttgcccggGCAACTGGGGCAACACCCCTGCATCTGCCTCTGAGATAAGAAAAACAGCAAAAACTTGATTCATAAGTAAATAGAACATGCAATTTATAGCAATTCATAACAATTTAACCTTAAATCCAAGCAGCATTGTTGTATATCTGTAtttctattatgaaataaataaagtcTTCCATTTGCACCCCAAATAcaaagtattattttatattaccggtactgtatgttttattgCACACAACTTTGTATTATGTATCTAGtatattgaatgaatgaatccTATCTAAAGagagtaaattaataaaatataaagtgtCTTGACAATACAAACATGCATTCCCATCTTACCCTATGCCATCATGCTTTGTGTCAATAATATATAGCAATATGAACGTCTGTTTGCCATATATGGTTTATCTTTGCAAGAAATGAAGAGAAAAAAATAGGGAAGTGATcaaattactaggcctactttttcccagattataataataataatatttattcggtcatcaatgtaaaaaataaccaggaatgagaataggctaaagcccaaacagattctgcactcactccatacaatacaaacagttaagataaaaccatatacaagaaaaatacaaatcatactatacataacatgaaatatagtgttttgttaaagcagccttaaatattgaaattgtttgtgaatcttTTATGTCATTTGGTATTTGCTCCCATAGTCTAGGAAAGGAAACAAATACAGAATTATGAACAGTATTGCCTTTCGAATTCCAACGAAAAGATAACTGAATTTTTGTGTATGAATATGTGTTGTTTTctacattaaaatataacataaaggCTTATATACAAGCAAATTTAAGATATTTAAGCCATTGTACAAACATATGTGGTCATATATGTGGTGATCTTCCAAACAGAATTGTATGTGGTACTGAGATTTATAGAATAAGAGTGAAATCTCTACTTAGTGTAAAGTTCTCAAAAACTCTGAAAGCGAGGTGGTCAATTTCGTAGGAGTCTATTGCTAAAAAATGTTGTCACCTCAGTCCCACACCAACCACCGAGAATTTAAATAATTCTAAACGTAATAATTGTGATTGGTTGGTCAGACAGGTCAGTCACACTTTATCCAAATTTAAACATTCCAATAATCATGAATACACACTGAACAcatcattttgcagttttaataaagttattcacttttacaaaCAAGCTTAGCTtataaaagacaaaagaaaaaaaaaccagttaaATTTAACCCGAATTTAATTGTCTTTCAATAGGATTACTGTTAAAcatagttaaattattttttttttgggtaatTTTTTTTCCTCGATCAAATTTGtgaatactgtaattattatcaTCCATTTTTCAGGTTGACAAATTATCATATGGTACTACTGCACTATTTGATATGATAATATCAGGGTATATATACCGTCAGAATCTGAAAGAAACTTTCAGTTTCAGTTAAAAATTTTGTATGACAAACATTATCAAAACCAGGAAGTAACATTTTTTGCAATTATTAAATCAATTTGAAGTTGTGCTGCAGACACACATTTTGCATATAAGATGACAATTTTTTCACATGCTGTCAATAACTATGTCTAAAGCCACCaatgctgtaggcctatgtatttttatatttttcaatgCAAGTTATATGTCAACacaacagcagcagcaacagaACATTGATTGTGATTCACCTAATAATTACTTTTTTGTCGGACAAACACTATCAACtaaatgttatgttattaaGTGTAACAATTGTGTAAAGTATTATCAGTTAAAGAAGAACTTATGGTTATTGGATGAAGCACGTATTCATATTTCTAATAAAACGTTTTATGACCATTTTGAAATTAAGATCAAAATAGCCGATTTGAGCATTTCTGACAATGGTTTGTACAGCATTCTCATCACCCGTCATGATAATGTTACAGAGGAATCCAGACTATTCAACGTGAGTGTTTTTGCACAACCTGCAGACCCACAGTGCTCGTCAGACAAAGACTACTGTATTGGTGATTGCTACGTCACTGTACAATGTCGTATATTTTCTTACCCAGATCTTGTACTCAAACGTTTGGGGCAGAAGATGAATATTGAAAAAAAGGAGAAATGGTATAATCATACATCAGGAAATTATACTTTATTTGAAAGACAATTTAATGTCACAGATATGGCGCAATTCACATGTCTTGTAGAAGTGAAATCTGCACCTTATACTTGCACAGTCGATGTATCAATAAAAAGTAGATTGAATGTTTCTTTAACATCGGATGGAAATCTTATTGAAGGCAACAATGCggttttaaattgttctctACCAAACAACGATAACGTCACTCAGGTTGGGTACATATGGGAATCATTCCCAGAAATTGACATGATTACCAATAGTAACACATTAACAATACTCAATGTATCCATTGGTTTAAACGGAACGGAAGTAAGATGCACCGTAAGACTAGGTAATTATTCAGAGGGTTCCGCAACAACGATACTGAATGTTGACGTCATGGATCGTGATCAAGTTCATCCTGATGTCTCAACCATGCAAATAACAACATCCGACATCAGCAGGGAAGATAATACTATGCACTCAAAATCTATATTGCTAATTCGGTCAATCACATTTTGTGTCTTTATTACTATCGTGGCAATTTTTTGCACAAAGTACCTTAATTCAAGGAAGAAAAGACGTTCCATTGACAATAAACCTACAAGCAATAACACAACCTCTGATGTAGAactgaatgtaggcctatagattaTAGAGAACTGGTTGTGTAAGCATCATTCAAAAAGATTGAATGAACTGTGCTGACCTTTGCTTCACATGAAGTGAATTCACCAAAATGTGTTTTAGTTTACAATCATAGACTATGTATAACCCCAGTGGTTTAAATGGTTGGGACATTTGCATATCATGCAGAAAGTTCCGAGTTTGAATCTCGATTGGACCagctttttttcattttcagagCTATATATCTCGGTATTTTATTCACTTGAAAAGACATACagtgaaacaataaaatatgaaagCAGAAATGACGCATTTTTCAGTCATAAGCTTGTAAATTACGATCAAATTGAATAACTATTATCACTCAAATGGAATTTAAcaagaaatgttttaaaaattgttttcagcGAAACAATATTCTTAAATGAATCTGAAAAGTTAAATACCACAGTGTTTTAgggaaaaatgtattatttgcggCATAGTAGATATGTTATGTATGCtgtgtaaatgtaaatattaccATCATTGTCCTGCTGGTCAATCTTCAAATATACCGCACATGAGCACATCTTTCAAATCATTCACATCAAGATGCCTGCAAAAAAACATGCTTAATAttgtcaataaaaaataattcaagtCAAAACCAATAATCAAATTCCAGTATGAACCATTAAGCTCAAGCAATCATTTTAACCCTAATCTCTCATGCATACAAAGACCCATGTCCTCCCTTTCTACGCTAAAATTAGAACTTGGTACAATACAATATTGAACATTAAAGGTCAGCAATATATCAATAAACATGATTCATAGTATGACATGCAAAGTAAATATAACATGCAatttataactatttatttGCCATACAATAAATAACCTAACAACGTAGCATTGTTGTATCTCTGTATTGTGAAAGCAATAAGGTATTACGGGCCACCTAATTTATTTAGCAACAAGTCTGCTGTGTCAGCCATGATGATCGTATGAAAATGACGATGAAAATGGTAAGTAAAAGTTCTATTAATACTGCTCAATTGAACattttatgtataattattagtaCCTTTGAAAACTGAATCAACCACTGTAATCCAGTCTATCTTTAGAATATGATGGGTGACAAACATTGTTTGCATAAAATTCTAAGGTGTGGCAATGACAATTGTTTCCTTCTTGGATTTCCATTTTCCTAGTTTGATAGGCACCTGAATTgatagaaaacaaataaaaacagttCAACTAGATTTTGAATACAGGTGTTtgataataaacatattattcATAAGAATTCAAATATGTATAACCAAAATTTTAGAAGAATTACTAcctacaatttttattttttatttattttgcaaagGCAACATGcgaaaacaattttataaaacaacaaaCCTGCAGCTACTTCCATCcatatttgaaataattttgtgtttaaaaaataGAAGCTTTGAGCCtgtatctgaaaaaaaataaataaaatttaagtatttaacttgattttttctttcaaataacaatataaattcTGATACCCATACAACAAGCTTACAGCAATGTTATAAAAACACCTCAGTTCAtctatttttttgtctttttgttagCACGCTTTAATACAACGTAAAAACTGATTTATTTGACCACATTTTTAAGGTACGCAAGCAATAGTTACTTGCGATTTCCTAAAATCCTGCTTTTAGTTTTGGTCATCATCATTACACCCTATTTAGTCTCATACAGTTATCATCATACTGTACAAGCcattccatttttttaaatggccaaaATTAAGCacatttcatgtaattttaGGCATACATTTTTGCGGATATactataatacaatataataacagTCCTATCATGCAGAAGAAAATAGGCTGGGTATGCCTACTATACTACTGTCAAACAgatcaaaatgaatatttataaatacttaCTACAGTGATATTACAAGTGGCCCAACACTGCTAACCTTTAAACTTTGTcaatttcaatgcaaaatattGGAAATTAGGTTAAGTTGAGCACTTCATCCAACAATTTTTAACCCATTAACCAACAACCCCACTTCCATCGTccagaccccccccccccccccacaatgagtaaaaaccaaataaatggATCGCACTGCTTAATTTACATAATAGCATCATTCATAAACAAAGGCAAAATGGTTTTAgcaaagatttttaaaaaaataaccacACTATAAG from Antedon mediterranea chromosome 2, ecAntMedi1.1, whole genome shotgun sequence includes:
- the LOC140040991 gene encoding uncharacterized protein, whose amino-acid sequence is MTMKRQIPIPSGITKSKLIPFWLWCLSILVISISTSVSHEISFHEDYPRNVTIAETNKARFVCWLYKEHESTDQVSWMKHDKKLDKENRKYLFEQKQINKRIYEFSLVIFSVDKSDASDYRCIFDTSTHKIASRKAYLKVPSKECPKCYFTEPLYYIGDNAEITCTMKKTSTTFSMEFTRLAELATSHENVTHMWITLLFPAKPSMNNTRFGYKLYINIIKEWHFCYTDPLIIVNKLNVTIHGDIIYMPNVGAEFTCVGNFTDAAKFTWTFEYHYIEFKVEEINNNNSNKLTIPYVQEKMHGATLKCTVEDDSFTGSGSVVLTIENPRDCN